A region from the Brassica napus cultivar Da-Ae chromosome C8, Da-Ae, whole genome shotgun sequence genome encodes:
- the LOC106345537 gene encoding pectinesterase inhibitor 1-like, with translation MAANLRNNAFLSSLMLILLIGSSYAITSSEMSTICDKTLDRAFCLKFLNSKSASPNIQALAKTTLDATQARATQTSKRLQSIIDGGVDPRSKLAYRSCMDEYENTIENLEEAVEHLASGDGFGMNMKVSAALDGADTCLDDVKRLRSVDASVVNNSKGIKKLCGIALVISNMLPRRS, from the coding sequence ATGGCTGCGAATCTAAGGAACAATGCTTTCTTGTCTTCTCTCATGTTGATTCTCTTGATTGGTTCCTCGTACGCAATCACAAGCTCAGAGATGAGCACAATTTGTGACAAAACTTTGGACCGAGCTTTCTGTCTTAAATTCCTCAATTCGAAATCCGCATCTCCTAATATTCAAGCCTTGGCAAAAACCACACTAGATGCCACACAAGCAAGAGCAACACAAACATCCAAAAGGCTCCAATCTATTATTGATGGAGGCGTCGACCCACGATCCAAGTTAGCTTACAGGTCATGCATGGATGAATACGAGAACACCATTGAAAACCTCGAGGAAGCTGTTGAGCATTTGGCATCTGGCGATGGCTTCGGGATGAATATGAAAGTTTCAGCTGCTTTGGATGGAGCTGATACATGTCTAGATGATGTGAAGAGACTGAGATCTGTAGATGCTTCTGTTGTGAATAACAGTAAGGGAATCAAGAAACTCTGTGGTATTGCTCTTGTTATCTCTAACATGTTACCACGTAGATCTTAA